Proteins encoded within one genomic window of Theobroma cacao cultivar B97-61/B2 chromosome 7, Criollo_cocoa_genome_V2, whole genome shotgun sequence:
- the LOC18594129 gene encoding uncharacterized protein LOC18594129 — translation MKKNCLFPIPMGSKWLVLLLAISLQLFMLFNTGTKARVFKGDHLHVSRNIDIKIDETVMKTFENNGAVVDPLENPPRPPESHGPPGQINPVPPPKFIFSQTYVEDSD, via the exons atgaaaaagaattgcTTATTTCCAATTCCCATGGGTTCCAAATGGTTGGTTTTGTTATTGGCAATTTCTCTCCAGTTATTCATGCTCTTCAATACAG GTACCAAAGCAAGAGTTTTCAAAGGCGATCATCTACATGTGTCGAGAAATATTGATATTAAGATTGATGAAACCGTCATGAAaactttt GAAAACAATGGTGCCGTAGTCGATCCTCTGGAGAATCCTCCGAGGCCACCGGAGAGCCATGGCCCCCCTGGTCAGATAAATCCAGTTCCACCTCCGAAATTTATCTTTAGTCAGACCTATGTTGAAGATAGCGATTAA
- the LOC18594128 gene encoding uncharacterized protein ycf45: MFCFSLFRYPSPLITELKPHFKTQFFPLNFSRNQLFTNFFTTRISGYPIKSPACSSSSLEDEYDVELGRLLALLPEEMRSRISEHEQLRELIEVVMDLGRKPLARFPSGDFVLSDCPITVQDIEHATTQVGDFAIDNRAGISRTLHRISAIRNRKGTIIGLTCRVGRAISGSADLLRDLVQDGASLLLIGPPGVGKTTIIRDIARMLANEYKKRVMIVDTSNEIGGDGDIPHAGIGNARRMQVPDSDMQHKVLIEAVENHMPQVIVIDEIGTKLEAMAACTIAQRGIQLVATAHGVTIENLIMNPSLEILIGGIQSVTLGDEEANRRGVQKTVLERKGPSTFSCGVEIVSKTELRVHRCLEATVDAVLSGHFPCVEIRKMNSQGLEVTSQTSTDISSDKKDVVVARDLLEISDGKIGNNQLPPELSSNMAEDSLEDWALLRLYVYGIPEASVIQGLKKLKMDAAVQLTDNISEANAILALLSKLRKNSGIQAAARSHHIPVYVAKTSSLMQITKAIEALKHGYPYRLKNPGSEDEMNILEKVDALEEARIAIEQVVILKGKPVELLSRPPHIMSVQVELIQKYQLQSEKVVKGSEVRLRVLPFQLTTSEDVENSSENIDANEGDNFGSYGANGSPRSVDRLPLLPD; encoded by the exons ATGTTCTGTTTTTCTCTGTTTCGCTACCCGTCTCCTTTAATCACTGAATTAAAACCCCACTTCAAAACCCAATTTTTTCCTCTTAATTTCTCGCGAAACCAACTTTTTACAAACTTTTTCACCACAAGAATTTCTGGGTATCCAATAAAATCCCCtgcttgttcttcttcttctttggaGGATGAGTATGACGTGGAATTGGGCCGCCTTTTGGCTCTGTTACCAGAGGAAATGAGAAGCAGAATCAGTGAACATGAACAGCTACGTGAGTTGATTGAAGTGGTTATGGATTTAGGCAGGAAACCTTTGGCTAGATTTCCGTCAGGGGATTTTGTATTATCCGATTGTCCAATCACAGTTCAGGATATTGAGCATGCTACTACTCAg GTTGGTGACTTTGCCATCGACAATCGAGCAGGCATCAGCCGAACATTACATCGCATTAGTGCAATCAGGAATCGGAAAGGCACAATTATTGGTTTAACTTGTCGTGTTGGTAGGGCAATATCGGGAAGTGCTGATTTATTGAGAGATTTAGTTCAAGATGGGGCTTCCTTGCTTCTCATTGGTCCTCCGGGAGTGGGGAAAACAACAATTATCAG GGATATAGCTAGGATGCTTGCAAATGAATACAAGAAACGTGTGATGATTGTTGACACCTCCAATGAGATAGGTGGGGATGGCGATATACCACATGCTGGAATTGGTAATGCTCGGAGAATGCAAGTCCCTGACTCTGATATGCAACATAAG GTATTGATAGAAGCAGTTGAAAATCATATGCCACAAGTGATCGTGATTGATGAAATCGGAACAAAACTTGAGGCAATGGCTGCATGCACAATTGCACAACGTGGAATTCAGCTAGTTGCCACTGCTCATGGAGTAACCATTGAGAATTTAATAATGAATCCTTCACTAGAGATCCTTATTGGGGGAATACAG AGTGTGACTCTAGGGGATGAAGAAGCAAATCGAAGGGGTGTCCAGAAAACTGTGCTGGAGAGGAAAGGTCCATCAACATTTAGTTGTGGTGTGGAGATTGTTTCTAAGACTGAGTTACGTGTTCACCGCTGCCTTGAAGCAACAGTTGACGCTGTTCTCTCtg GTCATTTTCCTTGTGTTGAAATCCGTAAGATGAACTCTCAGGGGCTAGAAGTGACCTCACAGACTTCTACTGATATCAGCTCTGACAAGAAAGATGTAGTAGTTGCTCGAGATCTACTAGAGATTAGCGATGGAAAAATTGGCAATAATCAATTACCTCCTGAACTTTCTTCAAACATGGCTGAGGATTCTTTGGAAGACTGGGCTTTACTTCGTTTGTATGTCTATGGG ATCCCAGAGGCAAGTGTGATACAAGGActtaaaaagttgaaaatggatGCTGCAGTTCAATTAACTGATAATATCAGTGAGGCAAATGCAATTCTTGCTCTGCTTTCAAAGCTTAGGAAGAACTCTGGGATTCAAGCTGCAGCTAGATCTCATCACATACCTGTCTACGTGGCCAAG ACAAGCTCATTGATGCAGATAACAAAAGCCATAGAGGCATTAAAACATGGTTATCCATATAGATTGAAGAATCCTGGATCAGaagatgaaatgaatattttggAGAAGGTTGATGCCTTAGAG GAGGCAAGAATAGCCATTGAACAGGTAGTAATCCTGAAAGGGAAACCTGTGGAACTACTCTCGAGACCGCCCCACATTATGTCTGTACAAGTAGAGCTCATTCAGAAATACCAACTACAGTCAGAGAAAGTTGTCAAAGGGTCAGAGGTACGTCTACGTGTCCTCCCATTTCAGCTTACAACGAGTGAGGACGTCGAGAACTCAAGTGAGAACATTGATGCAAATGAGGGTGACAATTTTGGCAGTTACGGCGCAAATGGTTCCCCACGCAGTGTGGACAGGTTACCTCTCCTGCCTGATTAA
- the LOC18594131 gene encoding uncharacterized protein LOC18594131 yields MAGFKVLFCLFLHALFFISSSGTRLFHPFSITGQALKEEANSQNKVSTDKLEIIDRHFESKQFSGLGKWTLAVEVKEHPETSSDRQEVSDRNHAPKQNLSSSKRAMIEEAREAIKASVQRNGGNPFESKRLSPGGPDPHHH; encoded by the coding sequence ATGGCTGGCTTCAAAGTTTTGTTCTGTCTTTTCCTGCATGCTTTGTTCTTCATTTCGAGTTCTGGAACTAGACTTTTTCATCCATTTTCAATTACCGGTCAGGCATTGAAAGAAGAAGCCAATTCACAGAATAAGGTTAGTACAGATAAACTAGAGATAATTGACAGACATTTTGAATCTAAGCAATTTTCAGGCTTAGGCAAGTGGACATTGGCAGTTGAAGTTAAAGAACATCCTGAGACCAGCTCAGACAGACAAGAAGTAAGTGACAGAAATCATGCACCCAAGCAGAATCTAAGCAGTAGCAAGCGTGCAATGATAGAGGAAGCCAGAGAAGCCATTAAGGCCAGCGTACAAAGAAATGGTGGAAATCCTTTCGAGTCGAAGCGGCTTAGTCCGGGGGGACCAGATCCTCATCATCACTAA